In Solidesulfovibrio fructosivorans JJ], the sequence AGTTCCACCACGCGTCCCGGCGGCAGGCCGAAGTAGGCCGTGGCCGGGCGGGCGTTGCGGGACATGAGCGCGAAAAGCGATTTGCGGAACCCGGCCATGCGGGCCTTGCCCGTGGTGAGCAGGCTTTCGCGGCCCAGGAAGAACGTGGTGTCCGAAGGCGGGTCGATGGGGATGCCCGTGGCCCGGGCCCGGGTCATGATTTTGGGGACGTCCGGGGTTTCCATGAAGCCGTAGCGGGCCAGGATGCGGAAAAAGCCCATGCCCAGTTCCTGGATTTCCAGCCGGTTGTCCTCGGGCACGTAGGGCGTGTCGGAGGCGGTGATGGTGAGGATGACCACGCTTTGGTGGAAGACCTTGTTGTGCTTGTAGTGGTGCAGCAGCGTCACGGGCGTGCCCTGGGGAGAGAGGGACATGAACACGGCCGTGCCCGGAACCCGCAGGGGTTCCTTGGCCGTCACCTCGCCGAGAAAGGTCCGCAGCGGCACTGTCGCGGCCAGGGATATCTGGCGTAGCGCCAGCCTGCCGTCGCGCCAGGTGGCCATGCACATGACCACCAAGGCGGCGATGACCAGCGGCAGCCAGCCGCCGTCGGCGATCTTGAGCAGGTTGGCTCCGAAAAAGGCCAGGTCGAAGACCAGAAAGACGAGGACCGGCGGCAGGACCCGCCAAAGGGGCTGGTTCCAGGTCCAGCGGGCCACGAAGAAGTACAGGACCGAGGTGATGCCCATGGTGGCCGTGACCGCGATGCCGTAGGCGGCGGCCAGGCGGCTGGATTCCTCGAAGGCCAGGGTCAGGCCGATGCAGGCCCACATGAGGGCGAAATTGACCTCGGGGATGTAGATCTGGCCTTCCATGGCGCTCGAGGTGTGCACGATGCGGAGCCTGGGGCACCAGCCGAGCTGGATGGCCTGCCGGGTCAGGGAAAAAACGCCGGATATGAGCGCCTGGGAGGCGATGACCGTGGCCACGGTGGACAAGGCGGCCATGGGGTAGAGCAAGGCGTCTGGCACGAGGGTGTAAAACGGGTTGGCGGCGTTGGCCGGATCGAGGAGCAGGCCGGCTCCCTGGCCGAAATAGTTGATGAGCAGGCAGGGGAAGACGATGGTGAGCCAGGAGAGCTGGATGGGCCGGCGGCCGAAATGGCCGAGGTCGGCGTAGAGCGCCTCGCCGCCGGTGATGCACAGGACCACCGCGCCGAGGACCAGCACGCCGTGCAGATGGTTGCGCTCGAAGAATTTGACCGCGTGCCAGGGATTGACGGCGGCCAGCACTTCCGGCGCGTTCAGGATTTCCTTGATGCCGAGGACGGCCAGGACCACGAACCACACCAGCATGACCGGGCCGAAGATCTTGGCGATGCCGGCCGTGCCGTGGCGCTGGGCCATGAACAGGCCGAACAGGATCACGCAGGTGATGGGCACGACCAGGGGCTGGGCGGCGGTCGTGGCCACGTTTAAGCCTTCCACGGCCGACAGCACGGAGATGGCCGGGGTGATGACCCCGTCGCCGTAGAGCAGCCCCGCGCCGCAAAGGGCCAGAAAGGTCAGCAAGGCCCGCACCTGACGATGTCCCCGCTCCTTGGGCAGAAGCTCGCCCAGGGCGAAAATGCCGCCCTCGCCCTTGTTGTCGGCGGCCAGGATGAACAGCACGTACTTGATGGTGATGACCATGGTCAGGGACCAGAAAAAAAGGGACAGCACGCCGAAGATGTTGTCCCGGGTCACGGCGATGGCGTGCATGCCGTAAAAGCACTCTTTCATGGCGTACAGCGGGCTTGTGCCGATGTCGCCGTACACCACCCCGAGAGCCCCGAAGGCCAGGGCGGCGGTATGGGACAGGGAACGTTTGCCGGATTGCGGCCCGTGCTGGCTCATGCGGCCGGTCCTCGTCGTTGCCGGCCGGACGGCGGGAAAAACGCGTGTGGCATGGAGCTGGAAATCCTTGTTGCCGCGGCCGGTCGTCCGGCGGCGCGGATTGGCGATCGTGCGCCGAAAGTACCTTCAAGCCGCCGTGGCGGCAAGGCCGGACCGGCGCGCGGGCGGGTCATCATGCCTCAAAACGGGCGATTCGTGTACTGCGGGGCGCGGATGTTGCGAAAATGTCATTTGGCGCGGGGAGGACCGTCGCCACGGCCGGGGCCGTCCAGGTAGAGCAGCGTCGCGCCGCAGATGGCGCAGGGGAACAGGACGATGTTGAGCACCGGCACGAGCAGAGGCAGGCCGAAACCGAGCAGGGTCAGGGGACGGGCGGCCATGGCCCTAAGGCGCACGGCGAAGCGGGGTTCGTCCCGGGCATAGGCGAAATCGATGAATTCGAACGCGAGCAGCGCCGCCGCGACCAGGGGGGCGAGGATCTGCCCGACGACGGGCACGAAGACGAGGACCAGGGGAACGAGAGCCACGAACGCGGCCTGCTTGGCCTGCTCGAGCATCACCCGCCACCAGGGCAGGGCATTTTCGTGGCCGGCGTCGTTGCCGCGCAGCTTGCGGATCATGCCGCCGGCAATGGCGTCGTAGATGGGCGAGGCCAGGACGTTGGCCACAACCATAAAGAGGAAATAGGACAGCACGAAGACCAGCCCGTAGAGCAGCGCCTTGGCTACATGGACGTACAGCCAGTAAAGCGCGCCAAGGGCCTCGCCGGCTCCGGCCGTCCGGGGCGACCAGATTAGGGCCAGCAGCCGGTCATCGTTGGCGGCGAAAAGCCACACCCCGGCCGCGAACAGAGCCAGGGTCAGGACAAAGGGAATGGCCGTGAGGGCCAGATAACCTTTGTGGGCCAGGGCGAACCGGAAGCCGCGCACGTGGGCGTAAAGCCCCTTGGGAAAGGTGGTGAGCATGGAGGCGTTCTCCCCTTTGGCGGCGTCGCCCACGGTCCGGTCACAGCCCGGGCGCGTGCCGGCCGGGGCCGCGCCGCGACCGGTTATACTGTGCGAGCGCAAGGAAACCGATCAGTCCGGCGTATTGCTTTCAAGCTCGCCCGCTTCCTGCGGGCTTTCCTGGGCCGGGGGAGGAACAAGGCCCAGGGAGCCGTGCCGGCCCTCGATTTCGTCGTCGGCGGCAGGGGTGATATGCGTTACTTGAAAAGGCATGCCCAATGTCTCCATATCGACATACTTCTTGGCTTCCTTGTGAGCATGGGCTTCATTATGGGCCAATACGACAACGTAATCCGTTTCGGATACGTCTTTTTTACGTCGAAACCAGCTATACGTTACATGAACTTTGGTAGCGAAGTAGACGCGGAATTTCTTCATGATGCGGGAGTCTCCGGAAATAGCTCGGAATATGGGCTGTAAATACCTGCTGTTCCAGGCTTCCTCCGAGCTTGCGACAGATATTATGATACGCC encodes:
- a CDS encoding potassium transporter Kup codes for the protein MSQHGPQSGKRSLSHTAALAFGALGVVYGDIGTSPLYAMKECFYGMHAIAVTRDNIFGVLSLFFWSLTMVITIKYVLFILAADNKGEGGIFALGELLPKERGHRQVRALLTFLALCGAGLLYGDGVITPAISVLSAVEGLNVATTAAQPLVVPITCVILFGLFMAQRHGTAGIAKIFGPVMLVWFVVLAVLGIKEILNAPEVLAAVNPWHAVKFFERNHLHGVLVLGAVVLCITGGEALYADLGHFGRRPIQLSWLTIVFPCLLINYFGQGAGLLLDPANAANPFYTLVPDALLYPMAALSTVATVIASQALISGVFSLTRQAIQLGWCPRLRIVHTSSAMEGQIYIPEVNFALMWACIGLTLAFEESSRLAAAYGIAVTATMGITSVLYFFVARWTWNQPLWRVLPPVLVFLVFDLAFFGANLLKIADGGWLPLVIAALVVMCMATWRDGRLALRQISLAATVPLRTFLGEVTAKEPLRVPGTAVFMSLSPQGTPVTLLHHYKHNKVFHQSVVILTITASDTPYVPEDNRLEIQELGMGFFRILARYGFMETPDVPKIMTRARATGIPIDPPSDTTFFLGRESLLTTGKARMAGFRKSLFALMSRNARPATAYFGLPPGRVVELGVQVEL
- a CDS encoding EI24 domain-containing protein; the encoded protein is MRSHSITGRGAAPAGTRPGCDRTVGDAAKGENASMLTTFPKGLYAHVRGFRFALAHKGYLALTAIPFVLTLALFAAGVWLFAANDDRLLALIWSPRTAGAGEALGALYWLYVHVAKALLYGLVFVLSYFLFMVVANVLASPIYDAIAGGMIRKLRGNDAGHENALPWWRVMLEQAKQAAFVALVPLVLVFVPVVGQILAPLVAAALLAFEFIDFAYARDEPRFAVRLRAMAARPLTLLGFGLPLLVPVLNIVLFPCAICGATLLYLDGPGRGDGPPRAK